The proteins below come from a single Streptomyces sp. B3I8 genomic window:
- a CDS encoding globin, protein MNDIPRGTLQEQTFYEQVGGEDTFRRLVHRFYEGVAADPVLRPMYPEEDLGPAEERLTLFLIQYWGGPTTYSQRRGHPRLRMRHVPFTVDRAAHDAWLKHMRDALDDLALPEEHDRTMWKYLTYAAATMINTPD, encoded by the coding sequence GTGAATGACATCCCGCGCGGCACGCTTCAGGAGCAGACCTTCTACGAGCAGGTCGGCGGGGAGGACACCTTCCGCCGCCTCGTCCACCGCTTCTACGAGGGCGTGGCCGCCGACCCCGTGCTCCGCCCCATGTATCCGGAGGAGGACCTCGGCCCCGCCGAGGAGCGCCTCACCCTCTTCCTGATCCAGTACTGGGGCGGCCCCACGACGTACAGCCAGCGGCGCGGCCACCCCCGCCTGCGCATGCGCCATGTCCCGTTCACCGTCGACCGCGCCGCTCACGACGCCTGGTTGAAGCACATGCGCGACGCCCTGGACGACCTCGCCCTCCCCGAGGAACACGACCGCACGATGTGGAAGTACCTGACCTACGCCGCCGCCACGATGATCAACACCCCTGACTGA
- a CDS encoding methyltransferase domain-containing protein produces MGGFADLEREARGELVRAIGARGVWEGEPRWREAFAEVPRHLFVPYYYVGVMGGYERCWGEHPDPRHRERWLRGVYEDVPLATRLRDGELVSSSSQPSLMATMLVELDVRDGDDVLEIGAGTGYNAALLAHRLGDDHVTTVDLDPEITESARRHLDAAGYHPAVVTGDGARGVPERAPYDRIIATCALPSIPRAWLAQCAPGGRILTPLATGLALLRVTRAGHAEGHFLDTPVYFVPLRGDTPPEPRVPRLDELPRRVRDDDRFRFLLTLTAGSLDPRETCTVWEREGEPPRERYGITVDGDRAWSWLDDPGGPYAWPLP; encoded by the coding sequence ATGGGTGGTTTCGCGGACCTCGAACGGGAGGCGCGGGGCGAGCTGGTGCGGGCGATCGGGGCGCGCGGGGTGTGGGAGGGCGAGCCGCGGTGGCGGGAGGCGTTCGCCGAGGTGCCCCGGCACCTGTTCGTGCCGTACTACTACGTCGGCGTCATGGGCGGCTACGAGCGGTGCTGGGGCGAGCACCCCGACCCCCGGCACCGGGAGCGCTGGCTGCGCGGCGTCTACGAGGACGTGCCGCTCGCCACCCGGCTGCGGGACGGGGAACTGGTCTCCTCCAGCAGCCAGCCCTCCCTGATGGCGACCATGCTCGTGGAGCTCGACGTGCGGGACGGGGACGACGTGCTGGAGATCGGCGCCGGCACCGGCTACAACGCCGCCCTTCTCGCCCACCGGCTCGGCGACGACCACGTCACCACTGTCGACCTCGACCCGGAGATCACCGAGTCGGCCCGCCGGCACCTCGACGCCGCCGGGTACCACCCCGCCGTCGTCACCGGCGACGGCGCGCGGGGAGTGCCCGAACGCGCCCCCTACGACCGGATCATCGCCACCTGCGCGCTGCCGTCGATACCGCGTGCCTGGCTCGCCCAGTGCGCCCCCGGCGGCCGCATCCTGACCCCGCTCGCCACCGGGCTCGCCCTCCTCCGCGTCACCCGCGCCGGGCACGCCGAGGGACACTTCCTCGATACGCCCGTCTACTTCGTGCCGTTGCGCGGCGACACCCCGCCCGAGCCGCGGGTCCCGAGGCTGGACGAGCTGCCGCGCCGGGTCCGCGACGACGATCGCTTCCGGTTCCTGCTCACGCTGACCGCCGGCAGCCTCGACCCGCGGGAGACCTGCACTGTGTGGGAGCGCGAGGGCGAACCGCCGCGCGAGCGGTACGGGATCACGGTCGACGGCGACCGCGCCTGGAGCTGGCTGGACGATCCCGGGGGCCCGTACGCCTGGCCGCTGCCCTGA
- a CDS encoding FHA domain-containing protein, which yields MPTCPNGHQSGSDDWCEVCGHRMAGAAPPPPPPPAAGYGFPPPGSPPPPGAAGGRNPYSGRDSEPELCPQCRTPREGGAPFCEECRWNFLTNTATTYTPAAPRPSGSAGPPPRFPGQGPGPGQGQGPGGQGQGPGGQGPRTQPGPGQGPGPDSYDYQGSRPSQMNRPAEPLPPGPPFGGEPSGGPGGQGGPGAFGGAPQRPAFGGDPARPGGPSGYGDTSRPGGPGGQGGPGGGFGSDPSRPGGPGGPHGPGGPHGPGGPGGPGGPGRPGGPDAFGNDPSRQGGPGGPGAFGGDPARPGGQGGQGRQGGPGGFGGDPSRQGGPDGFGGGLPRRGAPEGPGGYGGERGGGPDGGAPGAAGFGAGAPSAFQRPGGPTAPPGYPQQGGAPPYGGGGGVGEDDWVLNPPSSSAPGGPGAGGGQGPGGGYGFPQPGSGRAAPPSYDQGPATWTATIGPDREYFLAMMQRSGPEAAGLNLPAYSPEQQRTLSGNQITIGRRRHSTGDTPDIDLAVPPEDPGVSHQHAMLVQQQDGTWAVVDQNSTNGTTVNGGEEPIQPFVPVPLRDGDRVHVGAWTTITIHRG from the coding sequence ATGCCGACCTGCCCGAACGGACATCAGTCGGGTTCCGACGACTGGTGCGAGGTCTGCGGTCACCGCATGGCCGGTGCCGCGCCTCCGCCGCCACCGCCGCCCGCGGCGGGCTACGGCTTCCCACCACCGGGTTCGCCCCCGCCCCCCGGGGCCGCGGGCGGACGGAACCCCTACAGCGGCCGCGACTCCGAGCCGGAGCTCTGCCCGCAGTGCCGCACGCCCCGTGAGGGGGGCGCGCCGTTCTGCGAGGAGTGCCGGTGGAACTTCCTGACGAACACGGCGACGACGTACACCCCGGCGGCCCCGCGCCCCTCGGGTTCCGCCGGACCGCCGCCGCGGTTCCCGGGGCAGGGCCCCGGGCCGGGCCAGGGACAGGGGCCGGGAGGTCAGGGACAGGGGCCGGGAGGTCAGGGACCGCGGACCCAGCCGGGTCCGGGCCAGGGTCCGGGCCCCGACTCCTACGACTACCAGGGCTCCCGCCCTTCGCAGATGAACCGCCCGGCGGAACCGCTCCCGCCCGGCCCGCCGTTCGGCGGCGAGCCGTCGGGCGGACCCGGCGGCCAGGGCGGCCCCGGCGCCTTCGGCGGCGCCCCGCAGCGACCGGCCTTCGGCGGCGACCCGGCACGCCCCGGCGGCCCTTCGGGATACGGGGACACCTCGCGTCCGGGAGGCCCGGGCGGGCAGGGCGGTCCCGGAGGCGGCTTCGGGAGTGACCCGTCGCGTCCCGGCGGTCCCGGCGGCCCGCACGGGCCGGGTGGTCCGCACGGACCGGGCGGACCGGGCGGACCGGGCGGCCCCGGTCGTCCGGGCGGTCCGGACGCCTTCGGCAACGACCCCTCCCGCCAGGGCGGCCCCGGTGGCCCCGGCGCCTTCGGTGGCGACCCGGCACGCCCCGGTGGGCAGGGCGGACAGGGTCGACAGGGTGGTCCCGGGGGCTTCGGTGGCGACCCCTCCCGCCAGGGCGGCCCCGACGGCTTCGGCGGCGGCCTGCCCCGCCGGGGCGCGCCGGAGGGCCCCGGTGGCTACGGCGGCGAGCGCGGTGGCGGTCCCGACGGCGGTGCCCCCGGTGCCGCCGGCTTCGGCGCCGGTGCGCCGTCCGCCTTCCAGCGGCCCGGCGGCCCCACGGCGCCTCCCGGCTACCCGCAGCAGGGCGGCGCCCCGCCCTACGGCGGGGGCGGTGGCGTCGGTGAGGACGACTGGGTCCTCAACCCGCCGTCCTCCTCCGCGCCCGGCGGCCCCGGTGCCGGCGGCGGGCAGGGCCCCGGCGGCGGCTACGGCTTCCCGCAGCCCGGCTCCGGCCGGGCCGCCCCACCGTCGTACGACCAGGGGCCGGCGACCTGGACTGCCACCATCGGTCCGGACCGGGAGTACTTCCTGGCGATGATGCAGCGCTCCGGTCCGGAGGCGGCTGGGCTGAACCTGCCCGCCTACTCGCCCGAGCAGCAGCGCACCCTGAGCGGCAACCAGATCACGATCGGCCGCCGCCGGCACTCCACCGGTGACACGCCCGACATCGACCTGGCCGTGCCGCCGGAGGACCCGGGCGTCTCCCACCAGCACGCCATGCTGGTGCAGCAGCAGGACGGCACCTGGGCGGTCGTCGACCAGAACTCCACCAACGGGACCACGGTCAACGGCGGCGAGGAGCCCATCCAGCCCTTCGTGCCGGTCCCGCTGCGGGACGGCGACCGGGTCCACGTCGGCGCGTGGACGACCATCACCATCCACCGCGGCTGA
- a CDS encoding FtsX-like permease family protein, translating to MLPRARAHRLLLTAALLTVALTTAVLATLTAYSGALGDASLRHALADPPTAGEAALVVKAEVPADRRAAADDAVRAGARRTFDGLPVTVRTLVRSGPYALPRSLHPAGRTATADAAAENGGADSSADDGKGSGEDGTGGDNPDLTFFAALDRGQIRFTSGRAPSAPAATGTATGAVEAAFPEAVARRLRLAPGDRFTVTDRLDGPPVRVRVTGLYRPTHPDAPYWRLDDLGGRGVSTLSFTTYGPLVTAPGAFTSGRVGTGTTAWLATADYSALRAGDLDRLRDAAGAGPRALRHAPALNGSTAVSTSLPAVLDRVERALLVARSTLLIVALQLVLLAGYALLLVAGLLNAERAAETRLLRARGASRGRVAALAATEALLLALPAALCAPLLAGPLTALLSGLGPPARIGLRPDISVAEPGVWLVAGAAALGCAFAVTGPALSTASDEPAGRARALPAPVRAGADLGLLAVAGVAYWQLDRRAGGAVSGDGAGGLGIDPLLVAAPALALLAGTVLTLRLLPPVARLAERRAAAGRGLSAALAGWQFSRRPGRGAGPVLLLVLAVALGLLGIGQAASWSRSQDDQADFRAGAPVRVSLTGEGTLGESGAFAALPGVRDAAPAVRTTVPLSGDRTATVLALDTAHAAGTVLLRPDLTPDGTPLTGLAPKPSAASTAGTRLPKDATALRMVLRLRSDPPPDDDADPTADVRATVTDRYGVPYPSTAALPADGRPHEVTLDLSGAAGPLTLTALELTVPQPVATARRQTFTVERLTAVTADGTTSRLRPATAWTATSRTDGTGTAADARDRPAPPRVSRTSDGVVSVRYGTGFVPRRLTWVSSTLTVRLRAGGATVPEATGVATDRFLRAAGAHRGERVDVQFAGATVPVRIVGTTKALPTTGAADTGTSDTGTSTADASASASGTSAAGRGEETDGGALLVDLRAVNDVLRTRYGQSAPPTEWWLRPDRGATARVAAALRERPELTPSQVVVRDEIAARLRDDPFGVGPQTAFAAAAVVAAALAAVGFAVSTAGALRERAGEFAVLRALGAPRRQLARLVAVEQGLLVALGLLVGTALGTVLTRAVVPLIVMTSGATRPVPDVLVRIPVPRAVLLLAVVAAAPLALTVHLSLRRRPHPAAALRRPGGD from the coding sequence GTGCTACCGCGCGCTCGTGCGCACCGCCTGCTGCTCACGGCCGCGCTGCTCACCGTCGCGCTGACCACGGCCGTGCTGGCCACCCTCACCGCCTACTCCGGCGCCCTCGGCGACGCCTCCCTGCGCCATGCCCTCGCCGATCCCCCGACCGCCGGCGAGGCCGCGCTGGTCGTCAAGGCGGAGGTGCCGGCGGACCGGCGCGCGGCGGCGGACGACGCGGTACGGGCGGGCGCCCGGCGCACGTTCGACGGGCTCCCGGTGACCGTGCGCACCCTCGTGCGCTCGGGTCCGTACGCCCTTCCCCGCTCCCTGCACCCGGCCGGCCGCACCGCCACCGCCGACGCGGCGGCCGAGAACGGTGGCGCGGACAGCAGCGCGGACGACGGCAAGGGCAGCGGTGAGGACGGGACCGGCGGCGACAATCCCGACCTCACCTTCTTCGCCGCCCTGGACCGCGGCCAGATCCGTTTCACCTCCGGCCGCGCCCCCTCCGCACCGGCCGCCACCGGCACCGCCACCGGCGCCGTCGAGGCCGCCTTCCCCGAGGCCGTCGCCCGCCGCCTGCGGCTCGCGCCCGGTGACCGGTTCACCGTCACCGACCGCCTGGACGGCCCGCCCGTCCGGGTCCGCGTCACCGGGCTGTACCGCCCGACGCACCCCGACGCACCCTACTGGCGCCTCGACGATCTCGGCGGCCGCGGCGTCAGCACCCTCTCCTTCACCACCTACGGCCCCCTCGTCACCGCCCCCGGCGCGTTCACCTCCGGCAGGGTCGGCACGGGCACCACCGCCTGGCTGGCCACCGCCGACTACTCCGCCCTGCGCGCCGGCGACCTCGACCGGCTGCGGGACGCGGCCGGCGCGGGGCCGCGGGCGCTGCGCCACGCCCCCGCCCTGAACGGCTCGACGGCGGTGAGCACCTCGCTGCCCGCCGTGCTGGACCGGGTGGAACGCGCGCTGCTGGTGGCGCGTTCCACCCTGCTGATCGTCGCCCTGCAACTGGTGCTTCTCGCCGGGTACGCGCTGCTGCTCGTCGCCGGGCTGCTGAACGCCGAACGTGCCGCGGAGACCCGGCTGCTGCGCGCCCGCGGCGCCTCCCGGGGCCGGGTGGCCGCACTCGCGGCCACGGAGGCGCTGCTGCTCGCGCTGCCGGCCGCGCTCTGCGCCCCGCTGCTCGCTGGCCCGCTCACCGCGCTGCTGTCCGGGCTGGGCCCGCCGGCCCGGATCGGACTGCGCCCGGACATCTCGGTGGCGGAGCCCGGGGTGTGGCTGGTGGCGGGCGCGGCCGCGCTGGGGTGCGCGTTCGCGGTGACCGGACCGGCGCTCAGCACCGCGTCCGACGAACCGGCGGGGCGTGCGCGGGCGCTGCCCGCCCCCGTGCGCGCCGGGGCGGACCTCGGGCTGCTGGCCGTGGCCGGGGTGGCGTACTGGCAGCTGGACCGCCGGGCCGGCGGTGCCGTGAGCGGTGACGGCGCGGGAGGCCTCGGCATCGATCCGCTGCTGGTGGCGGCGCCCGCGCTGGCGCTGCTCGCCGGGACCGTGCTGACGTTGCGGCTGCTGCCGCCGGTGGCCCGGCTCGCGGAGCGCCGGGCGGCAGCCGGGCGGGGGTTGTCCGCGGCGCTGGCGGGCTGGCAGTTCAGCCGCCGCCCGGGGCGCGGCGCCGGTCCCGTGCTGCTGCTGGTGCTCGCCGTCGCGCTGGGCCTGCTCGGTATCGGCCAGGCCGCCTCGTGGAGCCGCTCGCAGGACGACCAGGCCGATTTCCGCGCGGGCGCCCCGGTGCGCGTGTCGCTCACCGGTGAGGGCACGCTCGGGGAGTCCGGAGCCTTCGCCGCGCTCCCCGGGGTGCGCGACGCCGCCCCCGCCGTACGCACCACCGTGCCCCTCTCGGGCGACCGCACGGCGACCGTGCTGGCCCTGGACACCGCACACGCCGCCGGCACGGTCCTGCTCCGCCCCGACCTGACCCCCGACGGCACACCCCTCACCGGGCTCGCGCCGAAGCCCTCGGCCGCCTCCACGGCGGGCACCCGGCTGCCGAAGGACGCCACCGCACTGCGCATGGTGCTGCGGCTGCGCAGCGATCCGCCCCCCGATGACGACGCCGACCCCACCGCCGACGTACGGGCCACCGTGACCGACCGCTACGGCGTCCCGTACCCGTCGACGGCCGCACTCCCGGCCGACGGACGCCCTCACGAGGTCACCCTGGACCTGTCCGGGGCGGCCGGTCCGCTCACCCTGACCGCCCTGGAGCTGACCGTGCCGCAGCCCGTCGCCACCGCGCGGCGGCAGACGTTCACCGTGGAGCGGCTGACCGCCGTCACGGCCGACGGAACCACCAGCCGCCTGCGGCCCGCCACCGCCTGGACGGCGACCTCCCGGACGGACGGCACCGGCACCGCCGCCGACGCCCGCGACCGCCCCGCTCCGCCACGCGTAAGCCGCACGTCGGACGGGGTGGTCTCGGTGCGGTACGGCACCGGGTTCGTGCCGCGGCGGCTCACCTGGGTGTCCAGCACGCTGACGGTCCGGCTGCGGGCGGGCGGGGCGACGGTGCCGGAGGCGACCGGCGTCGCCACCGACCGTTTCCTGCGCGCGGCGGGCGCCCACCGCGGTGAACGCGTCGACGTGCAGTTCGCCGGCGCGACGGTACCGGTGCGCATCGTGGGAACGACGAAGGCCCTCCCGACGACCGGAGCCGCCGACACCGGCACCTCCGACACCGGCACCTCCACCGCCGATGCCTCCGCCTCCGCCTCCGGTACATCCGCCGCCGGTCGGGGCGAGGAGACCGACGGCGGCGCCCTCCTCGTCGACCTGCGGGCCGTGAACGACGTCCTGCGGACCCGCTACGGGCAGAGCGCGCCGCCCACCGAGTGGTGGCTGCGGCCCGACCGGGGCGCCACCGCCCGGGTGGCCGCCGCGTTGCGGGAGCGCCCGGAGCTGACACCCTCGCAGGTCGTCGTCCGCGACGAGATCGCCGCCCGGCTGCGCGACGACCCGTTCGGCGTGGGCCCGCAGACGGCGTTCGCCGCGGCCGCCGTCGTCGCGGCCGCCCTGGCCGCGGTGGGCTTCGCGGTGAGCACGGCGGGGGCACTGCGGGAGCGCGCCGGGGAGTTCGCCGTGCTGCGCGCCCTGGGCGCCCCGCGCCGGCAGCTCGCCCGGCTCGTCGCCGTGGAACAGGGGCTCCTGGTGGCGCTGGGACTGCTGGTGGGCACGGCCCTGGGCACAGTCCTCACCCGGGCCGTGGTCCCGC